A part of Bacillota bacterium genomic DNA contains:
- a CDS encoding DMT family transporter, which yields MTAKVIPLLIALISGVSMAIQGSINTRLSKVVGQWEAVFVVHVVGLAGVSFLLFALNMGRGDLGRIMKGPWYTPLGGIIGVLIVWGVMASIPKLGMAAATTSIIVGQVLTALLIDHLGLFGLRAMPFTWLKGLGLVLLAAGARLLLG from the coding sequence ATGACCGCCAAAGTCATTCCCCTTCTCATAGCCCTCATCTCCGGGGTATCCATGGCGATCCAGGGGTCGATCAACACCAGGCTCAGCAAGGTTGTGGGCCAGTGGGAGGCCGTATTCGTGGTGCACGTCGTCGGGCTCGCGGGCGTGTCTTTTCTCCTATTCGCGCTGAATATGGGACGCGGCGACCTCGGACGGATCATGAAGGGCCCGTGGTACACCCCGCTCGGTGGCATCATCGGCGTGCTCATCGTGTGGGGCGTGATGGCGAGCATACCGAAGCTGGGGATGGCGGCGGCGACCACATCGATAATCGTTGGTCAGGTCCTTACAGCCTTGCTCATAGACCACCTCGGCCTTTTTGGCCTCCGCGCGATGCCTTTTACGTGGCTGAAGGGCCTGGGCCTCGTGCTCCTCGCGGCGGGGGCGAGACTTCTCCTCGGATGA